A region of Lepeophtheirus salmonis chromosome 13, UVic_Lsal_1.4, whole genome shotgun sequence DNA encodes the following proteins:
- the TTLL12 gene encoding tubulin--tyrosine ligase-like protein 12, which translates to MENNIKIENGKNPFDLFVQAHKTQLLSSAVPQHLWKSLYSKLNMAEFDAGNYFTLAQEESEDGILKWKVLLLDKMSKSNEDMIFLIDHAWTFRPNMTRQQLKTVPGLLRRMANLMDIPFDDGEEESDKCLEKVMNIKWKYAWTYSLGNAQTVEERMPIWYIHDEFGSRIQHSDKPNFRLIPFFSMIDGAAYSLLFPIEDCHANDEVTRDYVEGYSVTNETETRRALLTAWQDNDFAESTSWKQSEPESSFFETSREVESLPDPKLYNFDIPSDRKIKVYAEYEVINNNLKHRQFEIVEDMSNADILWLTSHFKEFKDFSETFPDKLINQFPFENVLTIKDFLCIISRRMKSQEENSVDETFPEWLPVTYNLKTELPQFISYYQNREKRGLDNHWIIKPWNLARGLDMHITSDLHTILRLPFSGPKIAQKYLHNPVLFNRPEIGRVKFDIRYIILLRSVSPLKVYIYDRFWLRFANLPFELKEFDNYQKHFTVMNYDESSDLKQMFCHEFIEEFEKQYPGIQWKNYVEPKIFKMLKEVFEGSLKLQPPQGIGESPQSRAMYAVDLMLDWKKDVGSEITPKLLELNWCPDCKRACAYYPEFIDNVFSTLFLDNDVKQNVTLL; encoded by the exons TAATATGGCT GAATTTGACGCCGGAAATTATTTTACACTAGCGCAGGAAGAATCTGAAGATGGGATACTAAAGTGGAAGGTCTTGCTTTTAGATAAAATGTCCAAGTCTAATGAAGATAT gatatttttaattgatcatGCTTGGACATTTCGCCCAAATATGACCCGTCAACAATTGAAAACTGTACCGGGTTTACTCCGTAGAATGGCAAATCTTATGGACATTCCATTTGATGATGGAGAAGAAGAATCAGATAAATGCCTTGAGaaagtaatgaatataaaatggaaatatgcTTGGACATATTCCTTGGGCAATGCTCAAACTGTTGAGGAAAGAATGCCAATCTGGTATATTCATGATGAATTTGGATCTAGGATACAACACAGCGACAAACCCAATTTCCGACTCATtccctttttttcaatgattgaTGGTGCTGCATATTCTCTATTATTTCCTATTGA AGATTGTCATGCAAACGATGAAGTTACGAGAGATTATGTCGAAGGATATTCAGTAACCAATGAGACTGAGACTAGACGTGCTCTTCTGACAGCATGGCAAGACAATGATTTCGCAGAATCTACCTCATGGAAACAATCTGAACCAGAGTCGTCTTTTTTTGAA aCAAGTCGTGAAGTAGAGTCCTTGCCGGATCCCAAACTCTATAACTTTGATATTCCCTCTGATAGAAAGATCAAAGTTTATGCTGAATAtgaagttattaataataacctTAAGCATCGTCAATTTGAAATTGTTGAAGACATGAGTAATGCAGATATTTTATGGTTAACTTCTCATTTCAAAGAGTTCAA GGACTTTAGTGAAACATTTCCTGATAAACTCATCAATCAGTTTCCCTTCGAAAATGTTCTCACCATTAAAGACTTTTTGTGTATTATTTCTCGTCGAATGAAGAGTCAAGAAGAAAATAGTGTAGATGAAACCTTTCCAGAGTGGCTTCCTGTAACTTATAACTTAAAAACTGAATTGCCACAGTTCATAAGCTATTACCAAAACAGAGAGAAAAG AGGCCTGGACAATCATTGGATCATTAAACCATGGAATTTAGCTAGGGGATTAGATATGCATATTACATCTGATTTGCACACTATTCTTAGACTACCATTCAGTGGTCCTAAAATTGCTCAGAA ATATCTACATAATCCAGTTCTATTCAATCGACCTGAAATCGGTAGAGTGAAATTTGACATCCGATACATTATTCTTTTAAGAAGCGTCTCACCACTCAAGGTCTATATCTATGATAGATTTTGGTTAAGATTTGCAAATCTACCCTTCGAGCTGAAGGAATTCGACAACTATCAAAAGCATTTTACTGTGATGAACTATGATGAATCTTCAGATCTTAAACAA atgttttGTCACGAGTTTATTGAAGAATTTGAAAAGCAGTATCCGGGAATTCAATGGAAAAATTATGTTGAGCCCAAAATCTTTAAGATGCTTAAGGAAGTATTTGAAGGATCTCTTAAGCTTCAACCCCCTCAAGGAATTGGTGAGAGCCCTCAATCACGGGCCATGTATGCTGTTGATTTAATGTTGGATTGGAAAAAAGACGTTGGAAGTGAAATAACACCTAAGTTACTTGAACTAAACTGGTGTCCTGATTGCAAAAGAGCATGTGCTTACTATCCAGAGTTCATTGACAACGTTTTTTCGACCTTGTTCCTGGATAATGATGTGAAACAAAATGTCACTCTTTTGTAG
- the LOC121128705 gene encoding LOW QUALITY PROTEIN: neuropathy target esterase sws (The sequence of the model RefSeq protein was modified relative to this genomic sequence to represent the inferred CDS: inserted 1 base in 1 codon), with translation MFVFEEAVYMAYWPHIVAVFLGLIVLGMVMALFGRKIGPSTVRDLVASSRGPRFRKRDKIAFVSNKVMRNARGMASYIRGGRGVKRRALARFAKKIILFRNDSPREDSQRPDLPEAFLEEAVDDLNERQTLPQELVFVLKNMRVFGHFSQDIFLEFLKEIEIIRVPQNQYLFRLEDEDANMYIVQSGTINVLNVDHNTNQLDSKSVVLKNVKQGEPIVSLLSFLEFMNPNSSDKRTYDTVAAKAIEESKVIKISFQXFQKAFDKHPEHLSRVVQIIMLRLQRVTLLAINKYLGLGAELITSQDRGRITKSEKFMEMNSNENEKRKDFAIRKLKESLGLGIEEVTIELESVDIIDFSKGSILVEENITHDTYLILVLKGCFKISQKTDNISKELHKAYPGGLLGQLQVLTGEQSLFTIEACADSQVAALHSSVVHKIIEKNPNTCLHLALSVIGHLSPYVRSVDFALEWTLVESGKALYKQEDVADCIYVVLSGRLRSIISRSCKKELVAEYGRGELTGIVETLTNSKRSTTVMAIRDTEVAKLPSGLINSIKLRYPMVLLRLINLLGKKLQRTWETGTKHTGLSLDDDSSSFSTVALISITPGVPLSAFAHELNHAASFIGPSLRLTADIIKKELGSSAFDKTHDFRLSNWLAQREDQHKLVLYQCDKDLTTWSQLCIRHADVILLIANPSSASSSDVSPFEEKINNISQRTRKELVFLYPETVEYPEETRKWLNNRAWINSHTHIRCPPRVFFKKKEIRVDDYYSKLFNRKMPMEIFSDFSRLARMLTGTSVGLVLGGGGARGCSHVGMIKSILEAGIPIDRIAGVSIGAFMGALYCQEREMTKFTVKARSFAEKVNSKWRQVIDITYPFTALFTGKAFNSIIEEFFKNRDIEDLWLPFFTVTTDITESSMRVHEYGSLWRYVRSSMSLAGYLPPLCDPHDGHLLLDGGYTNNLPADVMRSRGACHILAIDVGAQDETNMTNYGDSLSGWEVLWRKWNPFTSALKVPDHTDIQSRLAYVSCVRQLECVKKSDYCDYIRPPIDEFRTLQFGSFDEIKDVGYHHGRTYFMGLAKAGRMQNFPWAHNNQSSDPSSRRSSGSINTFNPIYDLGDSSSSAFRGIQLDYKPFSESPIEPDDSSIKDFENEEDMIFDTDVEDESGFLSQM, from the exons atgtttGTCTTCGAAGAGGCCGTTTACATGGCCTATTGGCCTCACATTGTCGCAGTATTTCTGGGATTAATCGTCCTTGGGATGGTTATGGCACTTTTTGGACGTAAGATTGGACCTTCTACCGTGAGGGACTTAGTGGCATCATCAAGAGGTCCCCGATTCCGTAAAAGGGACAAGATTGCCTTCGTTTCGAATA aggttaTGCGGAATGCACGAGGAATGGCCTCCTACATCCGTGGTGGCCGTGGTGTGAAACGACGGGCACTTGCTCGATTTGCCAAAAAGATTATACTTTTCAGGAATGATTCACCCCGTGAAGATTCTCAAAGACCTGATTTACCAGAGGCCTTTCTCGAAGAAGCTGTGGATGATTTGAATGAGAGGCAAACTCTTCCTCAAGAATTGGTGTTTGTCTTGAAAAATATGAGAGTATTCGGACACTTTAGTCAAGATATTTTTCTGGAATTTTTAAAAG AAATCGAAATAATTCGTGTCCCCCAAAACCAATATCTATTTCGTCTCGAAGATGAGGATGCCAATATGTACATTGTTCAATCTGGAACAATCAATGTATTGAATGTCGATCACAACACAAATCAATTGGATTCCAAGtcagttgttttaaaaaacGTAAAACAGGGTGAGCCCATTGTCTCCCTCCTAAGTTTTCTCGAGTTTATGAATCCAAATTCATCTGACAAACGTACCTACGATACTGTAGCTGCTAAAGCAATAGAAGAgtcaaaagttatcaaaatatcCTTTC ACTTTCAAAAAGCTTTTGATAAACACCCTGAACATTTATCGCGTGTTGTTCAAATTATAATGCTTCGACTTCAGCGAGTCACACTCCttgctattaataaatatttaggcCTTGGAGCAGAACTTATAACGAGTCAAGATCGAGGAAGAATcacaaaaagtgaaaaatttatggaaatgaattcgaatgaaaatgaaaaaaggaaagattTTGCAATTAGAAAACTAAAAGAATCTTTAGGACTAGGTATAGAGGAAGTCACCATTGAACTTGAATCTGTAGATATAATTGACTTTTCCAAGGGCTCCATCCTAGTTGAAGAAAACATAACTCATGATACATACTTGATATTAGTATTGAAAGGCTGTTTCAAAATCTCACAAAAGACGGATAACATTTCCAAAGAGTTGCATAAGGCCTATCCTGGGGGTCTACTTGGGCAATTACAAGTTTTAACTGGTGAACAAAGTCTTTTTACTATTGAAGCCTGTGCAGACTCTCAGGTTGCTGCTCTGCATAGCTcagttgttcacaaaattatagaaaaaaatcctaatacTTGCCTTCATTTGGCGTTGTCTGTGATAGGCCACCTCTCTCCTTATGTTCGCTCTGTTGATTTTGCTTTGGAGTGGACTCTTGTTGAATCTGGAAAGGCATTATACAAGCAAGAGGATGTCGCTGATTGCATTTATGTTGTCCTCTCGGGCCGTCTTCGGTCTATCATATCTAGATCTTGTAAGAAGGAACTTGTAGCAGAGTATGGCCGAGGTGAACTTACTGGTATTGTGGAAACATTGACAAACTCTAAAAGAAGTACAACAGTGATGGCTATTCGAGATACTGAAGTAGCTAAGTTGCCCTCAGGACTTATTAATTCCATAAAGTTACGTTACCCCATGGTTCTCCTCCGTTTGATAAACTTATTGGGTAAAAAGCTTCAACGAACCTGGGAAACGGGTACTAAGCACACTGGATTGTCCTTAGATGATGACTCATCTTCCTTTTCTACAGTGGCACTCATTTCTATAACTCCAGGAGTCCCTTTATCTGCTTTTGCCCATGAATTGAACCATGCTGCTAGCTTCATTGGACCATCCCTAAGACTTACTgctgatattataaaaaaagaacttggGTCTTCAGCATTTGATAAAACCCATGACTTTCGATTGTCTAACTGGCTGGCACAAAGAGAAGACCAACACAAACTTGTGCTTTACCAGTGCGACAAAGATTTAACGACTTGGTCCCAACTTTGCATTCGTCATGCTGATGTTATTCTATTAATAGCGAATCCAAGTTCAGCCTCCAGTAGCGATGTCTCCCCATTTGaggagaaaattaataatatttcgcAAAGGACAAGGAAGGAACTGGTTTTCTTATATCCAGAAACAGTTGAGTATCCTGAAGAGACAAGAAAGTGGCTCAACAACAGGGCTTGGATAAATTCTCATACTCACATTCGTTGTCCACCTCGTgtattctttaagaaaaaagaaatccgTGTTGACGACTATTATTCTAAATTGTTTAATCGTAAAATGCCTATGGAAATATTCTCAGACTTTTCAAGGCTTGCTCGAATGTTGACGGGCACATCTGTTGGTTTGGTCCTTGGTGGAGGTGGGGCAAGAGGTTGCTCACATGTCGGTATGATTAAATCCATATTAGAGGCTGGAATTCCTATTGATCGTATTGCTGGTGTAAGTATTGGAGCCTTTATGGGTGCTTTGTATTGCCAAGAACGTGAAATGACTAAATTTACAGTGAAGGCACGAAGTTTTGCAGAAAAAGTGAATTCTAAATGGAGACAGGTCATTGACATCACATATCCTTTCACTGCTCTCTTTACTGGAAAGGCCTTTAATAGtataattgaagaatttttcaAGAATAGGGACATTGAAGATCTATGGCTTCCATTTTTCACTGTTACAACGGATATTACCGAAAGTTCAATGAGAGTGCATGAGTATGGAAGCCTATGGAGGTATGTGCGAAGTTCAATGTCACTGGCTGGTTATCTGCCACCTCTATGTGATCCTCACGATGGTCATCTTCTTTTAGATGGTGGATATACAAATAATCTACCAGCAGACGTAATGCGAAGCAGAGGTGCCTGTCATATTTTGGCTATAGATGTAGGGGCCCAGGATGAGACCAATATGACAAACTACGGGGATTCTTTATCCGGATGGGAGGTACTTTGGAGGAAATGGAATCCTTTTACATCTGCTCTTAAAGTTCCTGATCATACAGACATACAATCGAGACTGGCCTATGTTTCTTGCGTACGACAGTTAGAATGTGTTAAAAAATCAGATTACTGCGACTACATTCGACCTCCTATAGATGAATTTCGAACATTGCAATTTGGTTCTTTCGATGAAATTAAGGATGTAGGCTATCATCACGGCAGAACCTATTTCATGGGTCTTGCTAAGGCTGGACGCATGCAAAATTTCCCTTGGGCTCATAATAATCAATCTTCTGACCCGAGTTCAAGACGTAGTAGTGGATCAATTAATACATTCAATCCGATTTATGATTTAGGAGATTCATCCTCTAGCGCATTCCGTGGTATTCAGTTAGATTATAAACCTTTTAGTGAATCTCCAATAGAACCTGATGATTCTTCTATTAAggattttgaaaatgaagaagatatGATTTTTGACACAGATGTAGAAGATGAATCTGGATTCTTGAGTCAGATgtaa
- the LOC121127744 gene encoding zinc finger and BTB domain-containing protein 21, whose protein sequence is MHQFVTLSRGDATTSGGEEEEVVHYEDHDTSTTTLITTAPGTTVNMNSLGSHFLTDPDDLEQSIGKIEVETMPIEVVVKKKEGSDGEKKVCLWPIGGGISCGKTFTKFDNLKRHLAEAHKGSRPFACNLCDKSYGRKDYLQRHLKSHAVASNFSINMSSHQSTPTVITTTTSASNLAPNSVQHLSDVISKVQMTNPKQNILVQLQPNNVSPHIVTTPITQTISPQQAQSQQQNPLPMFNVQLTGGSITKPGGSKICRWVQNDGTVCGKAFSKLDSLRRHVTELHKGVRPYACNLCDKNYGRRDYLERHMRTHDANNANKRKAGPIDWGPNSSVQVITSGGVLSSDQIVQRIPKKKRKDIPAEEKKICLWVLEDGTACGKTFTKFDSLKRHVSEAHKGIRPYACTLCGKNYGRRDYLLRHLKSHNETDTVGISATRAPATQLVSQVVGTNNTLNFAPSGVQQTTVLQQVAAVVSSPQLVRTVTSQTPQLVSLENNAPTTVTFTTSPVQPTSGTNGTQSITQTLVTSPKKRNDDKKTCRWVLENGTVCGRNFSKFDSLRRHVQELHKGIRPFVCSLCDKSYGRRDYLQRHMKSHDNDSIAGAINVSSPGPATVVVTQ, encoded by the exons ATGCATCAATTCGTGACCCTGAGTCGGGGGGATGCCACCACCTCTGGTGGAGAGGAGGAAGAGGTGGTTCACTACGAAGATCACGATACTTCCACCACAACTCTCATCACGACTGCTCCAGGCACCACTGTGAACATGAATTCCCTCGGATCACACTTCCTCACGGATCCGGATGACTTGGAGCAGAGCATTGGGAAGATTGAAGTCGAAACCATGCCC attgaagttgttgtaaaaaagaaagaaggcaGTGACGGTGagaaaaaagtatgtttatggCCTATTGGAGGCGGTATATCCTGTGGAAAGACTTTTACAAAGTTTGATAACTTAAAAAGACATTTAGCTGAAGCACACAAAGGCTCCCGGCCGTTTGCATGTAACCTTTGTGATAAATCTTACGGTAGAAAAGACTATTTGCAGCGTCATTTAAAGTCTCATGCGGTGGCATCTAATTTTTCCATAAACATGAGTTCTCATCAATCCACCCCTACTGTTATTACCACAACAACATCCGCTTCCAATCTAGCTCCTAACAGCGTACAACATTTATCTGATGTAATATCTAAGGTACAAATGACCAATCCTAAGCAGAATATTTTGGTTCAATTACAGCCAAACAATGTATCACCTCATATCGTTACTACTCCCATCACTCAGACAATTTCACCCCAACAAGCACAGTCCCAACAGCAGAACCCTCTTCCCATGTTTAATGTTCAATTGACAGGTGGAAGTATCACAAAACCTGGTGGTAGTAAAATTTGTCGGTGGGTTCAAAATGATGGTACGGTCTGTGGTAAGGCCTTTTCCAAGTTAGATAGTCTTCGGAGACATGTAACAGAACTCCACAAAGGAGTCCGGCCCTACGCTTGTAATCTTTGTGACAAAAATTATGGTAGGCGTGATTACCTCGAAAGGCATATGCGTACTCATGATGCCAATAACGCAAATAAAAGAAAGGCTGGTCCTATAGATTGGGGGCCCAACTCGAGTGTGCAAGTTATAACGAGTGGAGGAGTTTTGTCTTCTGATCAAATAGTTCAAAGAAttcccaaaaagaaaagaaaagacatACCGGccgaagagaaaaaaatttgccTCTGGGTCTTAGAGGACGGAACTGCGTGTGGAAAAACTTTTACCAAGTTTGATAGTTTAAAACGCCATGTCTCTGAGGCTCACAAAGGCATAAGGCCCTACGCTTGTACATTATGTGGCAAAAATTATGGGAGGAGAGATTATCTTCTCCGGCATCTTAAGTCTCACAATGAAACAGATACTGTTGGAATATCTGCGACTCGTGCTCCCGCAACTCAGCtg GTGAGCCAAGTTGTTGGAACAAATAATACCCTTAATTTTGCACCTTCTGGAGTTCAGCAAACAACCGTTCTCCAACAAGTTGCAGCCGTCGTCTCATCACCTCAACTTGTGCGTACCGTAACCTCACAAACTCCTCAATTGGTATCATTAGAAAACAACGCACCAACCACAGTAACGTTTACCACCTCTCCAGTTCAGCCAACTTCTGGGACGAATGGCACTCAAAGTATTACACAAACTCTAGTGACATCACCCAAAAAAAGGAACGACGATAAGAAAACATGCCGGTGGGTTCTAGAAAATGGAACCGTCTGTGGAAGGAACTTTTCCAAGTTTGATTCACTTAGGAGACACGTTCAGGAGTTGCACAAAGGAATTCGACCATTTGTTTGTTCATTATGCGATAAGTCATATGGTCGCAGAGATTATTTACAAAGACATATGAAGTCGCATGATAATGACAGCATAGCTGGAGCAATAAATGTATCCTCTCCTGGACCAGCGACAGTTGTTGTAACTCAATGA